DNA sequence from the Harpia harpyja isolate bHarHar1 chromosome 2, bHarHar1 primary haplotype, whole genome shotgun sequence genome:
TTTCTCTAAGGTACTTGAATGTTTACAAGAAAAGATGAATTAATGAGACACTTCATTGCCTTTCTAGAACGAGAATTGAATGATCAGGGTTGCCAGGAGTTTAAAAATAGGATTCAGTTTTTCTCTTTAGATTACAAATTAAAACTTTAAGAAGGCACAACATGACATGGACAATTCTTCTGATGCTTAAGATTTGCTTACCTTTGCTATAGAGAGAATAATGCTCCTTTCTGCTTAGTTTGAGGTATAATTTGGTTTTGGAATCGCCATCAAATCTGGCAGGTGTATTCATCATTTTCTTGAACTTCCTACACCTCTGTGTTTGAATTTCGAAGGCTTTCCTGTTAAAttgcaattttaagaaaaagtatGTAAACAATTGGCACATTTTGGATTCCCCACCAAAAATAAGAAAGCTCCACAGACTGGACCAAATTATACAGAGCAGATCTTGGCGGTTGTTCATCATCTTGCATTACCAAGTTTTAAATACACGTATCTTCACTGCAAAATACTTCTCTCATATTCAGCCATAATTAAATTGTCTCCCCTACAGTTAAGCAGCACAGAATAGCCTTTGATACAACTTCTAACATTAAAATTAGAATCACCAAGAGAATAAATCAAATTCTCTTACACAAGATTAAATGAACAGTAATTCAAATGCAACAATCATAAGGAATTTCATTAAGCAGTTAATCAAGTTGCTGGTAAGCAGTGTTGATTCTTGCTGAAAAGAATGCAGACCTGAAATGCCATTGCTGTGAATACTATTCCTTCACTAATGTGGCTTTTACATTTCTACACAGAACTGTAGCCTCTTTAAACATACTTAGTGAAACTGTCTGTTAATGCTACTGAAATCCCGAGCTACTGGAACATTTATAAATAATCCTGCAATTCACATAGCACTTGTGAAAAGTGCATAGCGTTTCAGAATACCTCACCAAAAGCTGGCATCCCTCATAGAGAGAAATCTTTTGACTTCTGAGGTATGTCCCAATACTCTTTATATCATGAAGCACTACACTAGGTCTGGATTTTATCTGTGCGGGGTTCACATCTTCTATCCACTTGAAAAACGAACACTGCTCAGCTTTTGGGGCATCACAGGTATAGAACAAACGACCctagggagggagggggggaaagaaggaaaagaaaaaaaagaccatcagcacattaaaacaaacaattaaaaaaaaagtaaagcaatggATCAGTACTCACTGCTATAGAAATAATCAGATAAACACCTGTGTTTTCACTGTGTTTCACTGAAAAGCACGAGTGTGTTCCCAAAACTCTCAGCTCCTGAAACCAGTGTGTGTAATCATACCTGACAAAAATCCCTTATACCCTAGAAAATTATAAATTcaggtctttctctctacatatATAAAACTGTTTCTGTATGGAAAAAACTATTACATCAACAATACTGGACACCAGTGGATACTACAACTCACCTTAAAAGTCATCTCTATAACACATCACTTTAATCTGTAATTGTTCACACAATATGGTCTCTATATGCCAAACTAACACCCCAAACTGTAAACAAATAAGGAATAAACTGCACCTTGTTTTGGCCTTCTTTTTTAACCGTAACAAGCTTAGCAGGATGCATGTGATTGCAGAGTGGAACGCAGCTTTCTTTGCTCTCACTTTGCCCATCTTTTAATGAAGTGTGAAATGATATATCCACTTTTGAAAGAGCATTGTGTAATCTTTGTGACAACTCAAATAGCATTATGTTTAATTGCTCTTGACATAGAGAGgagaataaaagaataattaGTACAGCCTTAAAATGATTACACAAGTACAGAACAttcaaacaaatacattttcatttcaaactttCAATTCCAAATCTAAATCAAAATAGTTAATCtgagtcctaaaagaaaccatgTGACCTGCAAAATTCACATATTGCACATGCAATTAATTTGTTCTAACTGCCTTACTTTCATTCAAATCACATTTAAGTATATGACTCCAAACAATCGAAACACTaaataactgggggggggggggggaaggcttaGATAGGAATCTAAAGACGGGTAAACAGGCACAAGGTTACATAGTTGAACAGAAGCATACCGGTCTTTTGGTTTGCCTTTGCAATTTTGGGTATAGACTGAATATATTTCAGTATATATATCCAAAACCAAATGCGCACAGTTGTTCCAATAGCTGACGTTGactatctctctctttctcatcctGCTTTGTGAAGCTTCAGAAATACGCTGTTTAATAATGACAGCATTTTACATAGCATGGTGTTAGACGTACCTGTCAGAGCAGCTTTAAATATCTGTTTGTAGTGAACATGCGACTGAAACACAGTTGGTATGGAAACCTTTCTTTTAGGAAGATTAGCATACTTTACTTTATCCACACTAGGAAAAGACAACTCAGAAATTGTTATGtcctacaaaaaagaaaaataaaccattaAAACTTGCAAAGCCCCAAATGAGACAAATTCTGATAAACGGCTACTGTACAGATAAGCCAAAACCtatccatttcttctctttttccttttttgcttttctatattgTGTCTTATTAGTAAGTACaactaaacagaaaaaattcAGGGCCTCATTCTGCAACCAGAAGTTTGAACATGAAGACTGTCAATAAAGAATcagttttctaaaagcaaaatacaaatcCCCTTCACCACAAATGTTTGCCGGCTTTGTTAACCATAAGTACAGGAGGAGCATGTATACAATCCGACTGCCAATAGGAGTAAAATTAAGTACACCTGGAGCTATAGCATAGAGCTTGGACTGCCATTTAGGATGTACCATGAAGTTAAAATTTGCCCCTTGACAAACAGCCTGCATTTATAGTAACATAGACAATACTTTCAAAGGCTTTAGAGTAAATGATGTAATTCAGAATCATGTTTTCAGCCCTAGACATGGGAAGGAGCacataaaccccatttttaacaccatttctgcacagaaataaatCCATCCGATGAAACTATAGCAAAGGTAGTACAAGGTTAGGGAAGGAAGAACCAGACTAGAGAGCTTTGGAGGAAAGTGTGCACACCACAAGCTATCCCTGTGCCTGCCATCCCAGCTAGTCCTGAGGAGATTCTTTAATCTACGCTGCAGTGGGCATCATAATGATAACTCTTACCATAAGCTTTTTAACATGCAATATACatggattttatatatatatatatatatatataaacacacacaatgTGTATACCAGTGTGTATATGAAATACACTAGTTATTTCCCCACCTCTATTTCACATGACTATTTTACTGTACAGCTGTAAAGAACTAGAAAACACAGCATACTAAgtttgtgtcaaaaaaaaaagaggaaaatctaACATTTTCAATAACTCTCAAACACAGCCATTTGTTGACTTAAAACTTGACttgtggttggtttggtttttttcccaatttacTCCATTTGTTTAAGACAGTCTGCTGGTCACAAACAGCTGTGCTAATTTTTTAGGTGCTTACTCAATGCCATAACTTACTTTTCCTCAAttaaaactgaagaaatttaaaatattttaaattaagagaCTATGCTTTGAAGCAAGATACGGGTGTTCATTAAAACAATGCTGATTTCACAATTAAGAAAAACACTTCTTGAAAACACGTTCTTACCAATTATAGGTGACAAAACAGCCcaacagcttttatttcatcttcctgCCATCAACATTCAGATTAAAAATCTAAATCTGGCACTATGTGTGCCAAGAAATTACCTTTACAAAGGATTAGTCACggcacttaaaaaaatacattagcgGCTGCTGTTCTGTAGCTGAGACTCTTTTGTGTTACTACGTATGTAGAAACATTTCATCCAATCATACTGATAATATCTTGCAGGAAATCAGATAAATGCAGTTACTTTGTCCAGAAAAATGTGTTCCTGTCACTTATAACTGTATTTGCTTGAACAGTTACACACCTGGCCTTCTCCTGTTACAGTGTGGCAGCTCAGATGACTTAACACCTTTTGTGTTGCTTCAGCCAAAGGTGTCTGACTTAAGCGCAGAGAAAGTAACTTCCTCTCTGAAATCAAATCTTGATTGCTGGTATTTGCGCGGCATTTACCAAGCATGCTCTTTGCTGTCAGTAGAGGTGCAGAGCCGGGAGCACTTTTATTCACAGCACTGCTCTCTCCTGTGTCACCCAGCGGCATTCCAAGGACGTCCTCAGCACAGAGGTCATCAGTCACTTCCCCATCATCGCTGTTTTGAGTTATCAAGTCACACCGAGCACTGTTTTGGTATTTTAGCCACTTGCTTTGTCTATATTGTGCAGTCACATTAGGGAACACTGGTTGTACGGATTGCCTTTCTCTGTCTTCCATATATTCTCCAAACACAGAGGTTTCATAATTTCTGTCCTCAGGGCCAAAAGCACTAATAGGAAATACCGGTGACTTGTTGCCTAAATGGACTGCTGAAGAGCCAAAAGATCGCTGGACCTCCTCTCTGTCAGTTGAATAAACTGCGTCAGAAATCTTCTCAGTGGCAGGAAGAGTGACAAATGGAGTTCGTGTTTTAAATGTGGGTTTGAATCTTGAGAAGTTGCCTTCCTCTGGATAGCTGGGTTTCTCCCGTGCTGTAGGGCAAATACATCTTACAAGGAACTTGTAGCACTTAGGGATGGCACATTAACTTCAGAGGTACAAAAAACTAAGATAAGGAAAGAATTCCAAGTTCTTTCTTTTACATCCTGTCTTCTAATTGGCAAGCTCTTTGTATCATGCCTCTGCAGTACCACACCAAATTTCCATACGACATGAGTGATTTCAACTGTGATTCTTTTAATACTTAAATCCCTATATTCAGAACACATTTCTGTAGGCATGCTACTTGTATAAAAGAAAGTGTTTGGTAGAAATTATTTAAGCATTATTGTGTTTGGAGGTCATTAATCTGATATTCTTGGTAGGTCGGTCACAACTGCcaactggaaaacaaacagcTTAACATTTGCTCCTTTTTCCAAAAAGATCACCCACAAAACTGTGTAAATTAACATTAACCAATGTGGATAAATAGGCTTCCAGTACTACAAGCATCCTGTTGACTAAATTCACTATCAATAAGAAATGACAGTCACTGATAGGTGTCAACTGGAAGTGGGTCAGAGGACAGCTGAATATGGAAGAAAACTAAAAgcaggcaaataaataaaaacattagtaTGAATTAGAAGCTTAGGTTACAGCTGTTTTTTCCCCCGAACTAGaagctgatttttctttataaaactaAATCACTCTTCCGAAGTCTCTTTCAGGAGAATATAATTGGGGCAGGGGGTAAGGCATGGAATTCAAGGCTAATTCAGCTGATTtggaaaacactgtttaaaatCGTGATTAAAAAAACTAACACACCCCCCTGTGAAAAATGTGTGACAAACACAAATCAAACTCTGTAGTTACCCAGACATATCTCAGTGTATTTCAGTGCCCAGGGTAACTGCCTTTTATAGTGCAACTCACTGTGCTTCAAAAATCCTCAAAGATTTTCTAGCAAAACTATTGTAAAGTGCAATTATAAACTGTAATTTCTTACTGAAAAAGATTTCTGAAAGTTCTGGTTCACTTGGCAAGATCCTGTGTATCAGGGGCTCCTGGATGTCTCTGACAGTTTCCTCACTTCCTGAAGCTGGAGAACTTGTGGAGTCTGGATCAAGTGAGGAAGTCAGTTCTACTGACGAAATCATCTACAGATGACAATTAACATGTCAAGTgaatgactggaaaaaaaccttaattATAGCTCTTTTGTCActattctttctctctcatcATTTTAAACAATTGAAATGTCTCTCAGAGTTGAGATTAAacagtttcaaaaataaattgCTACCATGAACACACAGGAAATACAGCCAAAAAGATCTAGAAGTGACAGTCAATTCACACCTTGTCAGGTTCCCATGAAGTCCACTGCGTTTGTCTCAAATCAGAACGTGAAGGTGAGCCTGACATTGTCTGTGGTGGAACTTCAGAGTACACATTCATTGCCAATACTAGGAAAAATAGGCAAAGGACAGAAGTCATGGGGAATAATTGTTCTGAGGCCAATCACTGCCATTCTACTTTTACTTTCACTTACAGGGCTGATCTATTCTTGAGTCTTTAATAATGTtaaacttcttttgaaaattttcttctctgaTAAAGTTGATATCATCCTCATGAAGACTTCTTGAGCCTGGAGACTTTACCAAAAAAGTATAAACAAAAAACTTGTTAGAAATTAAACTGTTTATCCCCTATATAAGTATTATCTTTGTGTGACTCTTATTTCTAAATCTTATTTCTAGATATAATTCTTCAGTATCTCTCGCCCGTTCTGgaagtaaaataatgaaatatcaattttcttccattatttcaaatactgaaatatatactgcattagaaaaaatttctttaacaCTGCATGTCATGTTTCTTTGCATCCAGGAGGAACAGCATCATAATCCAAGAAAGTTTTAACCCTTGCTTTGGAACTCTCTAACAATTATATACCAAATTTCAAATCCAGTTGAGGTGAATATTATACTGCTAACACGAGGAAACAATCATTATAAAAGCCCTCTGCCACTTTTCTCTAGAAATCTCTCTCTGTTTACTATTACACATTATGACCATGtacatttttcaaagtgaaactgatcagaggaaaaaaaaccaagttaCATCTTGCAAATGCATAGTCCTATGACAAAGATGAGTAAAAACAATTGTCTAACTGCAGAGTTTTAACCACAAAGCACTATATTCGGTTCTTAGTGATTTTGATATGACTGTAGCATTCTAAAAATGAACTCTCTTTTATCCTGCATTTACAGGATACTTACTTGCACTAAGGTTAGTAAGAATAACTTTGAAAACAATGTTTTACCTGTCTGAAGTCAGAAATGACATACTTCCTTGAAAACAGGGGTGACAAAAATCTTTCGGCTGCAAACTCCATATTATCTGGGTACTGCTGCCATCCTAGCTGTGAGCAGGGAGCTCTCAACATTATCTCACTAGCTGCTGATCCCTTTACTTGGTGCCCTTGAAACACAACAGGCTATGCAATATATTGGAATCATCATTAACTGAAAATAAGTAATGTTCTGGAACTATTTACAGTCAATAAAGGTACTTTTCTTACacacaacaaaaataatcttttggaaactgcagaagagggaaaaaaaaaatctatgcttttctctctctcttgcactCCTGCAACTCAGCAGCAATAAAGTTTTTGCACAAGTCTCTGTCAACAGAAAATCGATAATTCTGATATAGTATGTTTAGTCTTTTTGTATTGTAAAATTTGAGTTTATAACTCTCAGTGGAAAACTTCCCACAGACAAATGTACTAAAAAGCGATGAGAAGCCCATTATGAGACTGGTTAAATACTTATTAGGACTTCTTGTAATATATTGAAAACAGCAAACCACTGACTTGAAATTTAAGAAACCGTATTCATTATACTTCAGTTCCACAGAAATTGTACCTTTGGTTGGCAGTCAAGTGTCCTAGGGTCTCTTCGGGCCGCTGCTattgttttctgtaataaattgTCCACACAGTTGGGCTGCAGAAAACAAGTATCAAAAGCTAATTACTCCAACAATTTAATAACCATTTAAAGTGAAAAGTTAAGCTAAGAAATCTCTTGTTTTTATAcaagagaaagcattttaaattacagcCTTTTTATTTGGAAACCAGAACAATCCCTAATAGGATAAGAAACTGGGTTTGCTTTTCAAATGGGACaggaaaaagagaataatttaatCTAAAATCTTTCTGTCACTTTGGATGGATTGAAAGAAAAAGACTATCCATAGCATTGGACAAAAATCAATGTGAAGCATGAAGCACAAACAGATTTGCAAGTATATTTCAACCCAAGTGCTAAAATTCCTAGGACAGCCATGCATTCAAAAAAAGAtagtgaaagaacagaaaaaacaggtgGTACAAGAAGATGGGGTAGGGAAGGAGAAGTACCAGACATACTAATGACATTAAACATAACTAAATACTACAATTTGCATTAAGTTTCTTGTCATACATTAGGCCTCCTGAACATTCATTGGCAATAGGGTCTGCAAGAGGACATCTTCTGTTTACTATTAGCTTCTTAGTTGATGCCTCTAAGCAATTTCTAGCTCCACTTCCATAGTTTCATAAACCAAGAATTTTATTCAAGAAGCCTGGTGGAAAATGAATTCATCTTGTACAGACAGATATATGTAGTCAAAAATTGGTTACCATAAGGCCAGAAGAATCAAAGTATGAACAGGAAGATGCCTGTATACTTTCTGAGTAAGGCATTTCTGTAAACTGTTTTATAGCTACAAGAGATGGAAAACCATAATAAGTTACAGTTATAGTATGCTTTTTACATGAAAACATCTGAATATTTACCGGGCTCGCAAACCTTACCCATGCAAATAATTGCACAGTTAGGATTTAACTGAACTAAATCAAACAAAGACACAGACTTGGAGCCCGCATTGTTGCTTTAAACACTAAAAATTGCATGAGGGAACCTTTATAACACATCACTCCCCAAGTATGGTTTCTGAATATGAATAGTCCAACAGGAGAGATAAGAGTACATAAGTCAAATAGGCAGAGTCATACAGAATTCACTGTAAAATAGCAGCTGGCCTAACCTTCATCTTTCACAAGGGGTTCAAGTATCTCTTTAGAAGTCTCTGCTTCATATAATATGCTATTATTTTCCTCCATCTCTTGTAAGCTTTCTAATGCTGTACTATGTTGAGTCAAAGCTCTTAGAAGAGCGATATTTTTTACCAAATCAGGAAGGTCTGATGAATTTTCAGCCATTGCTGTGCATTTCAGGCAATCCATTCCTAATCTTTCACCTTTGCAGGCTTCCTGAAAGGCATTTATGCTCTCTGCATTTTCAAACTCAGTTTCACCTATTGCCATTTCCTCTAGAGACGAATGGCCTTTTCTTAAAGGATAGATAGAATTTCTGGAAATGAGAGCATCTTCCTTATGTGAAATGCCAAATACCTTTTGATGGCCTTCTGTGATGTATTGGAATGAGCCATAGCTAGGCTCTGATTTTTGTGACAAAGCCAGCAAAGGACTACCTGGTTTAATGTCATCACTCCTAGTACCCCAGAAGTGTTCTAAATCAACATCTGGGGATTTCATGCATCCAAGCTGTACAACATCTTCTTCAGTCCTTTTGTCCATTGCAGAGATTCTTCTGCTGGTAGCAATACATGAAATACTTTCAGTTTTCTCAAACATACTAGTTTTAGGGGGACATTCATTAACATTTGTGTCACCAGGCAAAAGATCAGAGTGCTTGCTATTTATCCATGACGTGCCATCAATGGTATGCGCTGCACAGCCATCAATATCCTTCTTATTGTTTGTGGCTTCAATACTTAATTGACTGTCATTAATCTCTCTCACATTGTGTCCATTACCCAAAAGTTCCACTTCAATTCTGGTCTGGTTTGCAGAGTCTTCTGCAGTTCTCCCTGTATCTCCAACATCGTTGTCACAAAGCTGAGATGGTATACCCTCAGTGCAGTGATTTCCACCATTCTCTCCGTCAAATGTTGAACATTTGACTTCTTCGTTTTTACTGTGCGTCACTACTTCACAGCAAGAATGAAGTCTCAATGCAGCATTTTGTGCTACATCATCTCCCTTTAAGCAATGTGGACTTTGTGAAAGCATGTCTCCTTCAGTGAGCTTATTCACATCTCTCTCACACAGGTCTTCATTGTCTGTGTCATTAAAATCAAAAGCCTCCATTAGAT
Encoded proteins:
- the ZGRF1 gene encoding protein ZGRF1 isoform X2, with product MASQEFTVLYTHQKMKKSKTWQDGILRIRTGGNKAILFDDKGQCLESIFIKSQVNVGDNLESERYLITVEAVKVNEKCFEDQPRKAETPAVDGNGVKSGVLPPRHLSVGLKRKFTGFQGPRQVEKKISTMEDGEKPTILPLSKHCQGTFPSKFYVTSPLFSTICKKDAETNLSADFHEDVCTDNDGEHMSLSSLLSAPFLGRCEETERQNSDRSIVKPEAPPVTGHAKSSSQTAGHGAVSCNIRSTAQIIALLESKPTQGCRDQTSSEVTECLFRFQSSENADSLYRQNPTILPAFSGNPAKRLIQNIQRLPFTKGTVNDKKEWNAEMLLNSAEQPRDKEVTGQRHDKKAYNLSQDLQDACNTNSCFLPESTLSRMSDSQFFPSSGDVSCSVSPITFGKNLSRYREDSPVKLQSELQPRQNSERIPSDQELSVDVTLTKIGFVKEELSTHGKDCGPDEQVMEVNFNLMEAFDFNDTDNEDLCERDVNKLTEGDMLSQSPHCLKGDDVAQNAALRLHSCCEVVTHSKNEEVKCSTFDGENGGNHCTEGIPSQLCDNDVGDTGRTAEDSANQTRIEVELLGNGHNVREINDSQLSIEATNNKKDIDGCAAHTIDGTSWINSKHSDLLPGDTNVNECPPKTSMFEKTESISCIATSRRISAMDKRTEEDVVQLGCMKSPDVDLEHFWGTRSDDIKPGSPLLALSQKSEPSYGSFQYITEGHQKPNCVDNLLQKTIAAARRDPRTLDCQPKSPGSRSLHEDDINFIREENFQKKFNIIKDSRIDQPLLAMNVYSEVPPQTMSGSPSRSDLRQTQWTSWEPDKMISSVELTSSLDPDSTSSPASGSEETVRDIQEPLIHRILPSEPELSEIFFTREKPSYPEEGNFSRFKPTFKTRTPFVTLPATEKISDAVYSTDREEVQRSFGSSAVHLGNKSPVFPISAFGPEDRNYETSVFGEYMEDRERQSVQPVFPNVTAQYRQSKWLKYQNSARCDLITQNSDDGEVTDDLCAEDVLGMPLGDTGESSAVNKSAPGSAPLLTAKSMLGKCRANTSNQDLISERKLLSLRLSQTPLAEATQKVLSHLSCHTVTGEGQDITISELSFPSVDKVKYANLPKRKVSIPTVFQSHVHYKQIFKAALTEQLNIMLFELSQRLHNALSKVDISFHTSLKDGQSESKESCVPLCNHMHPAKLVTVKKEGQNKGRLFYTCDAPKAEQCSFFKWIEDVNPAQIKSRPSVVLHDIKSIGTYLRSQKISLYEGCQLLVRKAFEIQTQRCRKFKKMMNTPARFDGDSKTKLYLKLSRKEHYSLYSKDDIWVVSKTLNFDPLDTFVACSAFFGPSSNNEVELLPLKGYCPSNWRSNTFVHALLVCNASGELTSLRNMEEHFNPSTLPLVPYLLKMNFDSKNATNRVNKRKFIPPAVSLKRTMTYGPVSTEVAMGLAKKMIQTFSLNPDQATSLIEIAQMMTSCENIKPVEEHQNFPITIIRGVFGAGKSYLLSIVILFLVQLFESSEAIEGPRPAPWKLLIASSTNVAVDRVLLGLLDLGFEDFIRVGSIRKITKAILPHR